GAAAACTACTCTCGGCACTTTGACGGCAGGTCGCCCGGACAGCCTCCATTTTGCCTCCTTGACTTTTTCGGCAACGACTTTCTGCTTGTAATTGACGAGTCTCATGTCACCCTGCCTCAGCTTCACGGCATGTACAACGGAGACCATACGCGCAAAAAGCTCCTCATAGACTACGGGTTCAGGCTGCCAAGCGCGTTTGACAACCGTCCGCTGCGATTTGAGGAGTTCGAGAGATACCTGCAGAACGCAATTTTTGTTTCCGCAACTCCGGGACAGTACGAGCTCAGCTCGAGTAAGCAGGTAGTCGAGCAGCTGGTCAGGCCCACGGGGCTTGTCGACCCCAGAGTCGAGGTGAGGCAGACAAAAGGCCAGATAGAGGACTTGATGGCCGAGATATCGCGCCGGGCGCAGGCGGGTCAGAGGACGCTTGTTACTACGCTTACCAAACGGATGGCAGAGGACCTGGCGGAGTTTCTTGCCAAGAACAAAATCCGCGTGAGGTACCTGCACTCAGAAATAGAGGGTCTGGAGCGGACTGAGCTTATCCGCCAGCTGCGTCTTGGCGAATTCGACGCGCTTGTCGGCATCAACCTGCTCCGCGAAGGTCTTGACATCCCAGAGGTCTCGCTCGTTGCGATACTTGACGCAGACAAGGAAGGATTTCTGCGAAACACTACCAGCCTCATCCAGACGTTTGGCAGGGCGGCAAGAAATCTTGACGGCCAGGTGATAATGTATTCAAACAACTTGACTGACTCTATGAGGCAGGCAATGGAAGAGACTGAAAGACGTCGAAAGCGGCAGGTGGAATACAACGTGCGCCACGGCATAACCCCGAGGACTATAATCAAGCCAGTTCCGGAGGGAAGCGCGGAAATCGACGGAATCGAGGTAAGTACAAAGTCAATGGCAAGAAACGACCTGCTGACCTTGGCTATTGAGACGGAAGCTACAATGAAAAGGTACGCCGAGGACCTTGACTTTGAAAAGGCAATCTTGTTTAGGGAAAAACTGACCAAAATCCGCAAGGTGCTTGGCGAAGAAAACGCAATCGAAGCGAGCTGAGAATCATTGCACGACAAGATAATAATCAAGGGTGCAAGGCAGCACAATCTAAAGAACATCAGCCTAGAGATACCAAAGAACAAGCTGGTCGTAATCACCGGCCTTTCAGGGTCAGGAAAGTCGACGCTTGCTTTTGACACCATATACGCCGAAGGGCAGAGGAGGTACGTAGAATCCCTGTCTGCCTATGCGAGGCAGTTTCTCGAACTCATGGACAAGCCCGACGTGGATTCCATCGACGGTCTCTCCCCGGCAATATCCATACAGCAAAAGACGACAAGCAAGAACCCGCGCTCCACTGTGGGGACGGTCACGGAAATTTACGACTATCTCCGGCTGCTCTTTGCCCGCATCGGCATTCCTCACTGCCCCAAATGCGGAAGAAGAATCGCCAGCCAGTCAGCAGAGTCGATAGCAGAATCGATTATGAAATCCTCTGCAGGAAACACGACAATGATGCTTGCCCCGGTAGTCTCGGCGAAGAAGGGCACCTACGAGAAAATCTTTGAAGAGCTGCTCCAGCAGGGCTTTTCAAGGATACGGCTTGACGGGGAAATTACTCGGCTTGAACAGGAAGAAGGCGATTCAGGACAGGAACGAAAGGGCAGGTCGCGCTTTCCAAAACTTGACAAGCAGAAGAAGCACTCGATTGAGGTCATTGTTGACAGGCTCAAGCCATCCCAGGAAGAAAAGAGCCGGCTTTTCGAGTCGGTGCAGACCGCGCTCAAGGTTGGAAACGGCGTGGCTCTTGTTTCGATTGACGGCAAAGACTCGATGTACTCGCAGAGAAATGCATGCCCCATATGCGGCATAAGCCTTGGCGACCTTGAGCCGCGTACGTTTTCATTCAACTCGCCTTTTGGAGCCTGCACCGAGTGCAACGGGCTTGGCATAAAGACAGAGTTTGACCCGGACCTTGTAATCCCAGACAGGTCAAAAAGCATCCTCGACGGAGCAGTGCGGCCATGGTCCGGTCACTTTGCAACCTTTAGATCTTCAATGCTGCGAGACGTCGGCAGGAAATTCGGCTTTGACCTTGCCACCCCTATTTCAAGACTCACTCAAAGGCAGCTTGATGTCATACTCTATGGAACAAGCGAGCGTATACAATACAGATACGAGTCCCGCAGCTCCGATAGCCGGTGGGAATACCATGGCGCCTTTGAGGGGGTCATTCCGAACCTTGAGCGAGTATTCCGCCAGACTGAGTCAGATTCCAAACGCGAAGAACTCTTGGCGTACATGCGCGAGAGGCCCTGCGAGCGCTGCCGCGGCAGGCGGCTGCGCGACGAGGCACTTTCTGTCCGCCTTGGTGACAAGTCGATAATGGATGTCTGCGACCTGTCGATTGACGAGTGCTACGTCTTCTTTCAAAAGCTCGAGCTCACCGACACGGAGCGCTACATCGCACGGACCATCCTAAAGGAAATTGTTTCGAGGCTTGATTTTCTGCGAAACGTGGGCCTGGACTACATCTCTCTTAACAGAATGACCGCGACGCTCTCCGGTGGCGAGTCGCAGAGGATCAGGCTTGCGACGCAGATAGGCTCGAATCTGACGGGCGTCCTCTACGTCCTTGACGAGCCCACAATCGGGCTACACCAGCGTGACAACGCCCGCCTGATTGACACGCTAAAGAAGCTGCGTGATTTAGACAATACCCTAATCGTAGTTGAGCACGACGAGGAGGTGATACGAAACTCGGACTGGATAGTCGATATAGGCCCGGGCGCCGGCGTCCACGGAGGCAGCGTGGTTGCGAGCGGGCCCATTCAGGAAATTCTGTCAAACCCGGCCTCGGTGACGGGAGCGTATCTAAACGGCAACACCACGGTAATAAGCAGGCGCGAAAGGAGAAAGCCGGCGTCCTGGCTCACCGTCCACGGCGCGTCGGAAAACAACCTAAAGTCAATCGACGTCAGTTTCCCGCTCGGGTGCATGACCGTTGTGACAGGGGTCTCCGGCTCTGGCAAGTCCACCCTCGTTAACGACATACTTTTCAGGGCCCTGTCGGCACACTTTTTTGACTCCAAGCAGGCCGCAGGAAGGCACTCAAAGCTCACGGGTCTTGAAAACATTGACAAGGTAATCGGGATTGACCAGTCGCCCATAGGGCGGACACCCCGCTCTAACGCCGCGACTTATGTCGATGCCTTCTCGCCCATCCGCGAGCTGTTTGCAAGAACCGTGGCTGCAAGGGAGCGAGGATACAAGCCGGGCAGGTTCTCGTTTAACGTGTCGGATGGAAGGTGTGAGTCGTGCGAGGGGGGAGGCGTCAAAAAAATAGAGATGCAGTTTCTGCCCGACGTATATGTGACGTGCGACGAGTGCAAGGGCAAGCGGTACAACTCAGAGACGCTTGAGATAAAATACAAGGGCAAGTCGGTCTCCGACGTCCTTGACATGACCATCGAAGAAGCAGCGGCGTTTTTTGAAAACAACTTGGCAATTGTCAAAAAGCTGCAGACCCTTGCCGACGTTGGCCTTGGATACCTGAGGCTCGGACAGCCGGCCACGACGATGTCAGGAGGCGAGGCGCAGCGAATCAAACTTGCCGCAGAATTGTCGCGCCGGGACACAGGCAGGACGGTTTACATCCTAGACGAGCCGACTACCGGCCTTCACTTCGCGGATGTCAGCAAGCTTTTGCACGTTCTAAAAAGACTCGTCGACATGGGCAACACGATTATTGTAATCGAGCACAACCTTGACGTAATCGCCGATGCGGACTGGATAATTGACCTCGGGCCTGAGGGAGGCATGAATGGAGGCACCGTGGTGGCCCAAGGCACGCCGGAGCAGATTAGTGCCTCGCCGGCAAGTTACACAGGCCGATACCTCAAGCCGAAACTTGCCTCAGACCAGCGCGTGCTTGTCAGGCAGTCAAAAGAGCGAGAGATGCACAAGAGCGGAATTGACAGCAATTGACCTTGTAAAGGAAAAGCGGGTTCCCCATTCGCCGGGGGTCTACATCATGAAGGACGCGCAGGGATGTATTATCTACATCGGCAAGGCAAAGGACCTCTTCAAGCGCGTCGGCTCATACTTCGTGGCAAGCAGAAGTTCTGGGGACAGCTGGAAGACCTCAAGGCTTGTCAGCAAAATTGCAGACATTGACTTTATGGTTACTGACAATGAAACAGAGGCGCTCCTGCTAGAGTCAAACCTTATCAAACGCTACAGGCCGGCGTTTAACATTGAACTCAAAGACCAGCAAAGGTACACTTACTTGAAGATAACAGAAGAGTCCTTCCCCCGTCTCCTGGTGGCCCGCCGAAACCGCGCCGGCCAGTTTGCCGGCCCAAAGGGCAAAGTATATGGCCCCTTTGTCAGGGGGAGCTCGAAATTTCTCACGGTGGGCCTTCTCCGAAAGCTGTTCAAGATCAGAGTGTGCGTGCGCCTTCCAAAAACACCCTGCCTTCAATATTTCATAAAGAACTGCGACGCACCCTGCATTGATCCGGGCGTAATGGAGGCGTACGCCAGAAACGTCAGGGAGCTTCGAGAAATACTTGAAGGCAAGCGGAACATCGAGCAGTTTGCACAGACACTTGAGCGCGAGATGCGTGAAGCATCAGACCTTGGGCAGTACGAGCAGGCCAAGGAAATACGCGACACGTTGTTTCGCCTGAACAACCTCAGGGTAAGGCAAAAGATGGAAAAGACCTCGACAAAGAATGCTGATGAGGAATTTATCGGCATACTGCGGGACGGGCGCAGGGGCACTGCCCACGTAATGCTCCTCAGACGAAGCCGCGGAGTCATTAGCGACAGAAAGAAGTTTGAGTTCGACCTCGTGGCGGACAATTCGCTTGATTCGTTTATCCTGCAGTACTATTCGTCGTCACCCAGCATCCCTCATTCAATCTATGCAAGTGAGGCGCCTGAGTCAGAAAAGGCACTATGCGAAGCGCTTGAACGGCTTTCGGACCACAAGGTGCGAATAATAGCCAATGACAGTAGGACGGGGCCAGAAAAAAAGGCCATTCTCGACCTTATCATGAAGAACCTCTCAATTTACGTGGACCGTGGCTACAGCCCGAGCGTCTCGGAGCTAAAAAAGGTCCTGGATCTTTCCAAGGCGCCTGAAGTAATAGACTGCTTTGACGTCTCAAACCTGGGAATGGACATCGCGGTAGGCGCGTGCACCAGGTTTGTCGCAGGCAAGCCAAGCAAGTCGGGGTACAGAAAGTTCAAGATAAAGACCGTGTCCGGCCAGGACGATTTTGCAATGGTTGGAGAGCTTGTCGCAAGGAGGTATTCACGTGAGCCTTTTGACGCGCTGCCGGACCTAGTCGTAATCGACGGTGGGAAGGGCCAGCTTGCAGCCGCCATCACCGCCCTTGAGAACCTTGGAATCGCGGTAATCAGCCACAGCACTTTTAGAAGCAACGAGATGCCTGCTCACGCTGGAGAGTTCCCCGAGAACTCTATAGAGTGTGTCTCACTTGCAAAGCAAAACGAGGAGATATTTGTGAACGGCAAGAGCCAGCCACTTCGGATTCCAAGGAGCAACGAGGGATTGCGGCTGCTGCAGCACATCAGGGACGAGGCTCATCGCTTTGGTCTCGCGTACAACCGGCAGTTGCGCAGGATAGAAAAATCCTGATTGCCGGCCTAATCGACTTTTACGCTTTCGCGCTTGCCAGAGCGCCCGAGCTCCTGCTCACCGAGTTCAATGTACTTGCCAATTGCAGCATCGGCCGACTTGGCGCCAATTTGGGCAATTCTCGATAGGGAGACAGTGAGCTGCAGCCCCAGCTCAAGCGCGAGTTTGCCAGCCGCAAATGGGAGTATAATCCATGACTCGGGACCTTGACCGTTTCTTGTTTCGACCATGTCTTTACTATTGCACCTCGACTGAATTAAAGATTGGTGTGACTCCCGCCCGCTGACCCGGAAGCTATTATGAGCCAGCTCCGTGCTTGGCCTTTCTCCCGGGCCTAAATAGCAACAGCCGGTGAACGGAGCCGAAACCCGGCGGGCCGTTTCGCGGGCGGGCTGACCTAGAACGCGCATTAAGCCATAAAAGAGCTCCTCATGCGTGACGGGTTTCCCGTCATGGGCAAGCATACTTGCAGACGGGACTCAAGACTAAAGAGCAGGTTCAACGTATCAGAGGCGGTGGAATGTAGAGATGGACACAGACCATGTTCCGGAGGACGGCTATATGCTCCACTTTGGCAGTCTGGCAAGCAGGCTTGAGACTTACCTGAGAAAAAACGGCGTCCCTTGCAAGGACGCCGACATAATTATCGAGGAAATTTCTGCCCAGTATGTCTCAAAGTTTCAAAGCCCGGCCCAGAAGTTCTTGGGGTCAGCTTTGAAACAGGACCCAGCGAAGGTGTTTGTGGACTCTGCCATAGAGGCGATCGAGAAATTCCTTCCAGAGGCTGCAGACACCTTTGGTTCACGCTCGAGAATTTTCGAATCATTAAAGTAAACGGAACGGACATGAATAGCAGACCATGCAAAGCAATAATAGTTGTTTTCAGGCTCACAATTCTGTTTGATAGTTGGAGTCCCAAAGGAGATAAAGGACTATGAGAACAGGGTCTCACTCGTTCCAAGGTCGATAAGCTCTCTTACCAATGCGGGCATCAGAGTCATTGTCGAGGCTGGCGCAGGGGCCAGGAGCGGCTTTTCCGACGACGAGTACTCGGCGGCTGGCGCGACTGTTGTAAGAACCGCTAGTGAGCTGTATTCAGGCGCAGACCTGATCGTCAAAGTCAAGGAAATCCAGACAGCAAGGGACGAGGCAAAGATGCTCAAGCCCTCGCACGTGGTATTTGGTTTTAACCATTTCGAGTCGAGCAAGGAGCTGACCGACGTCGCGGTGCGTTCCAAGGCGACTTTCATCTCATTTGAAAAAATAGTAGACGTCAATGGCCAGACGCCCATCCTGATGCCCATGAGCAGGATTGCAGGCTCGATGGCGGGACTTTGGGGCGGATTTCTGCACAATTATTCCTTCAGACACGCAAAATCAATCAGGTTAAAGACCGGCGCCGACGAGACTAGGAACAGGTTCGTCAAGGAGTTTGAGCGCATCCTCGACGGCAACATCGACGACGACCTAAAGGTCAAGCTCTCACTCCAGGACAAATCCGTCGTGATATTCGGAGGCGGCACTGTGGGAGAGGCGGCGGCCAAAATAACTGCCGCTCTTGGCTGCAAGCTCACAATCATAGAGAAGAGGGATTCTCGGAGGAAATACCTCGAGGAGCTGCGGTTTCCCCGTCTTTCAGTCAACCAGGCGGCAGACTTTGACACCCTGAGGGGCTCAACCGTCATTATCGGGGCAACATACGACAGGGACAAGGCGGACAGGATGATTAGCGAAAAACTTCTCAAAGAGATATCAGAGGTGCGCAAGAAGATAATTATCGACGTATCCATCGACCAGGGAGGAAACTTTCCCTATTACGACATGGACGGGAAATACTCACCTTCGGCAATGTCGAGCATTCTAAATCCCGCACTAATCGACCAGCTTGGAAACATCTTTGTCAGGGTTCCAAACATCCCCTCCATTGTCCCACAGTACGCGTCCTCCGCGCTGTCTTCGGTAGTGAGCAGGTACGTCATAGACCTTGCTCGCGGAAACGAACCCGGCGAGCTTCACACTGCGATTAGCATCAAGGCGGGCAAGATACTAGACGAATCCATTACAAAAGCGCACAGCTTGTAGCAGCCAGTACTCGGCCTCACTGTCCGAAGAATCTATCTGAAAACGGTTCCGTTTACGATTTAAGCAGGCAGGCAAGCTTTGTCTCGGATTATATGCTTTGCAGAAAATGCCAAATGCTTATTGAAACGGCCTACAACGACCTCTGCTTTGACTGCTACAAAAAGGAAAGGACCCAGCGCATACACGCAAGCTCGGCGCATTAGAACAGTCAGGACGAGAAAAGGAAAGGGCTGTGCCTTTCAGCTCCTTCCGCCCTTGCTGGCGCTTTCCTTCCTCTTGTCTTCTGACATACCGGCGGACCCTCTGCCGCCTTGGCCTGAACCGCCACGATTCGATCCGCCGCCATGAGAGGCTTCACCGCCCTTTCTGCCTATCTCTGCCATATGCTGCAGGTCCTGCGAAACAGCTTCTCCGCCTTTGCGACCGATTTCAGCCATGTGCTCTCTGTCCTGCGACACGGCCTCGCCTCCCTTTCTTGCGACGCGCTCCTTTGTCTCTTCGTCTGCCGATGCCAATCCCCTATTGTCTGATGTCATGACCAAGTCTCCTAACCATAGTATTAAGTCGCTGTAGAGGAACATGATGAACCAGCACTTTAGAACAGCAGTCAGTCGCCGTAATTGGGATTCTTCTCTGACGGATGTTTTTCAGAAATGTATTTGAAAATAAGAGTGGGGCCGAAGGGACTTGTCGCAAATTTGAGGTGAAGCCCAAAATGGTGTCAGTTCATGCAAAAACTAGTAGTTGCTAATACGCACGCTCTACTTACTTGTTTCCAAAGCCAAATTCCTGGTCAAGCAGCCTAGAGAATACTGTTATTCTTGATAGAGCCTCGTGTATTGGCAGATAGTCAGGTTCTGCCAGGATAAGGCTCCGCAAGACGCTATGTTCAGGTAGCATTTTGAGCGCAGTCTTCTTCAGCTCTACTAGGCTGACCATTTCCTTCCATGCGTCCGGTCGCCTGTCTGCTAGAGCCAGTTTCTCCATCACCGACGGATATTACAGAGGGACATGCGTGGAATTACTGCGCGCATACCTTGCTCTTTGCATGGCTCACGCAGCAGATTCATTCATACAAACGCGTCACTATTGCCTTCTTCCTTCTTTCTGAGAGCATTCTCGGACTCCTTTTCATCCGCTTTGAGTGGTCTAGCGGATGTCCGCATGTCTTTGAGCGAGTTTTTCAGCTCCCTCAGGGTCAGTATGCTTATCCTATTCGGATATTCTTTAACAAAAGCAAGCAGATGCTTGGTGTACTTTGCTTCCTGGTCTTCGTTTGGAACTATTACAACTTCCGATTTTCCTGGCTCTTGCTTTAGCGTTTCAGTCAGTCTTCTTTCCAGATTTTTCGTATTGTTGTTCGAAAGCCCTGTCTCAATCTCAAAGTTAAAGCCCTTCGTCTCTAGGTCCGGGTTGCTGAACTCCCCGGAAGTCGCATAATGCTCTATCTTGTAAACTCTGCCTATTGCATCCCTTGTCTTTGCCTGGAGATACGAGTGCAACTGACTGACATTGCTCCCGCGCAGATAGCAGAAACTGAACGCGCTTTGCTCCTCGAACTCTTCAATTCTGATTGTCCCAGCTATTCCGGAGTTTACCAATTTCTTCAGAGTCTGCGAAACGGCAAACTTGACATCGTTGTATGGGACGTCATTGTGCTTCTCAGCTAACTTGTTGATGACATCTTTCTGGTATGCAGGGAATAGGCTTGTCAGCTCCTCTTCAGCGATTACAACCTTTTCCTTTGGCTTCTGCTCATCCCCTCCCCCTGCCGCGCCATCACCCTTACCACCACTAGCGCTCTGGCCAACCTCTACGCTTGCTGCCTTTTCCTCTTCTTTTTGTTGCTT
The DNA window shown above is from Nitrososphaera sp. and carries:
- a CDS encoding NAD(P)-dependent oxidoreductase, with protein sequence MIVGVPKEIKDYENRVSLVPRSISSLTNAGIRVIVEAGAGARSGFSDDEYSAAGATVVRTASELYSGADLIVKVKEIQTARDEAKMLKPSHVVFGFNHFESSKELTDVAVRSKATFISFEKIVDVNGQTPILMPMSRIAGSMAGLWGGFLHNYSFRHAKSIRLKTGADETRNRFVKEFERILDGNIDDDLKVKLSLQDKSVVIFGGGTVGEAAAKITAALGCKLTIIEKRDSRRKYLEELRFPRLSVNQAADFDTLRGSTVIIGATYDRDKADRMISEKLLKEISEVRKKIIIDVSIDQGGNFPYYDMDGKYSPSAMSSILNPALIDQLGNIFVRVPNIPSIVPQYASSALSSVVSRYVIDLARGNEPGELHTAISIKAGKILDESITKAHSL
- the uvrC gene encoding excinuclease ABC subunit UvrC, which encodes MTAIDLVKEKRVPHSPGVYIMKDAQGCIIYIGKAKDLFKRVGSYFVASRSSGDSWKTSRLVSKIADIDFMVTDNETEALLLESNLIKRYRPAFNIELKDQQRYTYLKITEESFPRLLVARRNRAGQFAGPKGKVYGPFVRGSSKFLTVGLLRKLFKIRVCVRLPKTPCLQYFIKNCDAPCIDPGVMEAYARNVRELREILEGKRNIEQFAQTLEREMREASDLGQYEQAKEIRDTLFRLNNLRVRQKMEKTSTKNADEEFIGILRDGRRGTAHVMLLRRSRGVISDRKKFEFDLVADNSLDSFILQYYSSSPSIPHSIYASEAPESEKALCEALERLSDHKVRIIANDSRTGPEKKAILDLIMKNLSIYVDRGYSPSVSELKKVLDLSKAPEVIDCFDVSNLGMDIAVGACTRFVAGKPSKSGYRKFKIKTVSGQDDFAMVGELVARRYSREPFDALPDLVVIDGGKGQLAAAITALENLGIAVISHSTFRSNEMPAHAGEFPENSIECVSLAKQNEEIFVNGKSQPLRIPRSNEGLRLLQHIRDEAHRFGLAYNRQLRRIEKS
- the uvrB gene encoding excinuclease ABC subunit UvrB produces the protein MAENSFAPSGDQPEAIERLAKGALSKGRQTLLGVTGSGKTFTVANVIAKVNKNTLVISHNKTLAAQLYAEFKEFFPHNNVGYFVSFYDYYQPESYLPQTDTYIEKDTDVNEKIEKMRLEATAMLMSGEPTIIIATVSCIYSLGSPVEWEQNALTLSKGSTIERRLLIHSLVESRYERNDLSLVPGNFRVKGDTIDIIPGYSDDVIRVELFGDEIARIGIYDHVTMKKLRDVDTVKIFPAKHYITSDDARERAVQSINRELASWLPQLPSELERQRLASRTKYDLEMIQELGYCSGIENYSRHFDGRSPGQPPFCLLDFFGNDFLLVIDESHVTLPQLHGMYNGDHTRKKLLIDYGFRLPSAFDNRPLRFEEFERYLQNAIFVSATPGQYELSSSKQVVEQLVRPTGLVDPRVEVRQTKGQIEDLMAEISRRAQAGQRTLVTTLTKRMAEDLAEFLAKNKIRVRYLHSEIEGLERTELIRQLRLGEFDALVGINLLREGLDIPEVSLVAILDADKEGFLRNTTSLIQTFGRAARNLDGQVIMYSNNLTDSMRQAMEETERRRKRQVEYNVRHGITPRTIIKPVPEGSAEIDGIEVSTKSMARNDLLTLAIETEATMKRYAEDLDFEKAILFREKLTKIRKVLGEENAIEAS
- a CDS encoding general stress protein, whose protein sequence is MTSDNRGLASADEETKERVARKGGEAVSQDREHMAEIGRKGGEAVSQDLQHMAEIGRKGGEASHGGGSNRGGSGQGGRGSAGMSEDKRKESASKGGRS
- the uvrA gene encoding excinuclease ABC subunit UvrA, with translation MHDKIIIKGARQHNLKNISLEIPKNKLVVITGLSGSGKSTLAFDTIYAEGQRRYVESLSAYARQFLELMDKPDVDSIDGLSPAISIQQKTTSKNPRSTVGTVTEIYDYLRLLFARIGIPHCPKCGRRIASQSAESIAESIMKSSAGNTTMMLAPVVSAKKGTYEKIFEELLQQGFSRIRLDGEITRLEQEEGDSGQERKGRSRFPKLDKQKKHSIEVIVDRLKPSQEEKSRLFESVQTALKVGNGVALVSIDGKDSMYSQRNACPICGISLGDLEPRTFSFNSPFGACTECNGLGIKTEFDPDLVIPDRSKSILDGAVRPWSGHFATFRSSMLRDVGRKFGFDLATPISRLTQRQLDVILYGTSERIQYRYESRSSDSRWEYHGAFEGVIPNLERVFRQTESDSKREELLAYMRERPCERCRGRRLRDEALSVRLGDKSIMDVCDLSIDECYVFFQKLELTDTERYIARTILKEIVSRLDFLRNVGLDYISLNRMTATLSGGESQRIRLATQIGSNLTGVLYVLDEPTIGLHQRDNARLIDTLKKLRDLDNTLIVVEHDEEVIRNSDWIVDIGPGAGVHGGSVVASGPIQEILSNPASVTGAYLNGNTTVISRRERRKPASWLTVHGASENNLKSIDVSFPLGCMTVVTGVSGSGKSTLVNDILFRALSAHFFDSKQAAGRHSKLTGLENIDKVIGIDQSPIGRTPRSNAATYVDAFSPIRELFARTVAARERGYKPGRFSFNVSDGRCESCEGGGVKKIEMQFLPDVYVTCDECKGKRYNSETLEIKYKGKSVSDVLDMTIEEAAAFFENNLAIVKKLQTLADVGLGYLRLGQPATTMSGGEAQRIKLAAELSRRDTGRTVYILDEPTTGLHFADVSKLLHVLKRLVDMGNTIIVIEHNLDVIADADWIIDLGPEGGMNGGTVVAQGTPEQISASPASYTGRYLKPKLASDQRVLVRQSKEREMHKSGIDSN